One Rhinolophus ferrumequinum isolate MPI-CBG mRhiFer1 chromosome X, mRhiFer1_v1.p, whole genome shotgun sequence genomic window, ttactacctgagccagcacctttctatgtgaggccgagagcctggaaactgctttttggggctctgtccccacatcatgTAATTTGCACATGGTATGTGAAAATTATCTCTTGATTTCAAGTTGGTTATGGTTCAAGTCCTGCCATAGagccttttttctgttccagaatgttttgggtttttttgaatGAGGTGTTAAGTTTCAAATGACCTCATCAAATGATACAATATACAGAAGTGACTTCTATCAGAAATATATCTGGGACATTGTATCatgaggaatttctttttttttaacttcactacatttatttgtttattttcttaataagattttattggggaagagaaacaggactctattggggaacaatgtgcaCTTCTAGGACCTTCTCCAAATCAAGCTGTTGTCTCTCCAAtccttgttgtggagggcgcagttcagcaacagttccagttgccattgttagttgcagggggcacagcccaccatcccttatgggagtcgaggagtcgaactgggaaccttgtggttgagagcccactggcccatgtgggaatcgaaccagcagccttcagcgttaggaacATTGAGTCACTGGGCCGGCCCGAGGAATTTCTTAGATATTGGGGTATTATGACTTCTTACTTTATTAATGTGGTGCACGATGTCATCACTGTTTCTAAACTTGATTTTGTCTCATCTTTTTTATCAAACAGACCATCATTACTAAGAATCTATGTTACAAAGACGGGTTTGATCTTAACAAAGGCGTTGAAGCAAAGATACACACACTTTTGCAAGGCCAGTGCACAAACGGATCTACAGTTCAAAGTTCATGGTCAGAAGCTACTTATTCAATATCACCACAAGGTTAAAACAAAGTTCTCATTTCGTATTTAATACTGTCAGAAAAATCCATATTGGAATAAATTCTACAACTCTTATACATGGGATTATAGATACACTTGAGAGTGTGGCACAAAATAGAACCCTTCTTAGGAGTGGGTGACTGGCCTTTTTGAATCCTTTAAATCAGCAGAGACATTTGGCAAAATCTGTATCTTATTAGGCATGTAATACAGTTCCCAGTTTTGAGgtcatattaataaatatatatgtgagcATTTGCTCAACTGTTTAGAGCATCCTGGAATTATTAATTTAGTACTTTTGCATATGCTTACACTAGTACTTACTCTAGTAAATGAACCCTCAAAGGTTTTTGATTTTGCATACCCCACTTACAGTGAAGTGATTTCCAACAATTTCCTTTTGGAATATTCCCGATTGTGTTGAttcctaaatgaaatggagaggTCAAACGAAATGAAATAAAGTTACATAGTGATTTCCCAAATGATTCATCACCATGCCTTTCAAGCATTCACAGTTCATTCCTTCCTTAGGAAATCTGGAAACTAAAATTCGGGATATGGATTGTACATATTACAATTGGCAATATTTATTCTGCTCTTGGAAACTTGGCATAGGTGTCCATTTTGATACTGATTACAACTTGTTTTACTGGtaagtattttataataagaATTCGCATTAGGAAACTACCTATCAAAATTAATCCATAGTATGAGTAACTGTATTTTCACttaattaaattcattatatttttcaaagtttcattTATGATAAAGGTTGTTTACAATTATTTGGGGTTTTCAATGGGAGTAAGTAGGTTTAGGGTTGTAGCTACTAGAAGGCACTCTATGGGTGATATAAGGAATGCAACCACTGTTTCTATACAAGATTAAATTTGTATCCTTAGGTAGATGGAGTTGAATTATAACCTGAAAAATTTggcatattttatattcttgtctTTTAAAAGCAGGTACCTATTAAAACTGGatccttttatttctgactttccTTCCTTTGGTAACTCTCAATGAGGCTTTTAAACTTCAGTCGTCTTGAATCTCCTGTCTTCTTCATTCTTTAATTGTTCCGTGATAACATTGAACTCTACTTTAGGCTCACCTCATACCACATCTGGATGATTGCCCTAGCCTCCCGAAAGATGTTCTCTGCTTGCAGTCTCTCCCCTTCCCATTCGTTCTACACACTGTAGTCAGATTTACCTTCCTTACTGCTATATTCACATGTCATTCTTTTGCTCAAAAACTTCCAGTGGCTACTCATTTCCTCCATGATAAAATCTAGGCTGCCATTCAAGTCTCTGCCTCACTGTGTTACTGCCTTTCCAATATTACTTTCTATTATCACCACTGTGAATGTTCCATTCCATTTAGACTCATCTCtagttttttttctcatcaatgttatgCTCTTTTATGCCTTTGTGTGCACTGCTATCTGGAATGCCCTCTGGCTCTCTCTTTCACCAACTCTTATCCATCCTGTAAGGCCCATCTAGCATTAAATTTCCTTAACCCTTTACTGATCACATCAActtctgtttagtttttctctGAACTATTACTTATTTTCCAgatgacatttaaatttatatacatatatagtctcttaaatttttaagagaTTGTTAGGCATGAACTGTTCCTTATATTTCTCTTGACTATCTCTGCTGTGCTATGCCCATTTCACTTGGTGGTGTTGGGCAAGTGATTTCCCTTTTTGGggtctcagttccctcatctgaaaCTGGATGTGTCAATTTCTAAGGTCTGACTTTTTGTTCATtaagtcaacaaatattaagcAATCATTaaatgccaagcactgttctagataAAAAGGACAAAAGTGTGAATCAGACAAAGACCCTGCCCTCTTGAGCACTGCATTTGATGTTTAACATAACTTTATCCTCATCTTAGTAGAGTAGTGAGGAATAAATATTGACATTATAGAGAATGGAAAATAAGGGTACCACAAAGCTTCCCATAGGCACAAAGTAAATCTATATAAAGTCAAGCCTAGAACTCAAGTCTCTCAAACTCTAATCAGTTGAACTAACCAAGAGACTACAATTTTGCAAACTCTGCCTAAAGTAAATACTTGGCATAAAGTGGATTCTGTAGAATCCAGATACGTGTACTAGCATCTTACCAGATGCTAGATTGGCCTTATTTCAGAAAGGATTTTGGTTGCTTTTACAGATAATGTTATATTTTGCATTTGCAtgcttttctttaaggaaaataaaccaAGCATTTGTTGCTTTGGAAATCAATAGGGAAATTCCCAGTAATTCCCATTAGCTTTATTACTGGAAAAAGGTTAACTTTCAATGATATGGCAACATTTCTTGTCTAGGAGAATGAGAAATTAGATATTTACTTGCCAAATagttcctccttttctttttgacCCCCCATTGGTTTTTCTGAGGTTTATCTCTTGATATAAATTGTGTcctcagattattttattttatgaaacataacatttttttaactactgaaagcaacaaagtaacaagacaaaggaataaacataacaatattttgtgtgtctgcttttaaatatgttttttatataaGTTCtccaatataatataaaaaaggaaatatcacTTAGTATAAGTAATacttgttgcaaatgacaagatttcattcttttatgttgctcagtaatattccattgtgtgtgtgtgtacacacatacaaaggatgccaaaaatgtatacatattttaagtaaggaaaaaactgtattaaaattgtaatactcaatatatactgataacaaaagttgaagacaagtcatgtttgacttctgcaattacaagaggtgctcaaaatggttaccatcagtgtaattttaatacagttttttcatttcttaaaatgtgtatacattttttggcaccctctgtatatatctctatctatctatctatcatctatctatctatctatctatctatctatctatctatctatctatctatctatctgatatcttctttatttatttgtttatctgtcgATACCTAAGtgacttccatatcttggctattgtaaataatgctgcaatgaatataggggtgcacatatctttttgaattaatgttttcattttctttgtataaatacccagaagtagaattgatgggtcatatggtagttctatatttaattttttgaggaacctccatgctgttttccatagtggcagcaccaatttataatctcaccaacagtgcatgagggttgccagaggagagggtcctgggggaatgggtgaaggggaataggtgcaaacttccagttataaaataaataagccatggaAATGTAgtgtatagcacagggaatatagtcaataatattgtaataacttttcactgtgacagatgattactataCTTATCGTGATGATCATTTTGtaagatatacaaatgttgaatctCTGTTGTATATCTGTGTACAATCTGTGTTGAAACTGTTCATCTGTACATCTGTGTACATCTGTGTTGTACATCTGTGTTGTACATTTgttgtaatataatattgtgagccaactatactttaataataacaaaacaggaaaaaaaggcagTGTTATTAAGAATTATGTATATAAATCCCTGGTTTTCATAATAGGAATCTTATTCTTTGATTCACAAATCCTGTTGGTGAGTCAGCATAACCTTACCTTATCTTTGAGAGTTCGTAACAGCTCCTATCAGATTGTAAATTCCAGATTTGTAAAGGCTCCCATCAGATTGTAAGCTTCCTTACTGTGATATCTCTAACACTTGTCATAGGCTCTAGCACATAATTGGTACTTGATAAATTTGCAtgttattaaatgatttttaattcacTTGGTATCTTAAGATAATTGAAATTTGGACACCATGATACTAGAAGATATTGGTAAAACAATTTTTACAAAACTTCTTTTTACAGGTATGAGGACTTGGACCATGCATTACAGTGTGTTGATTATATCAAGGGTAATGGAAAAAATATTGGATGCAGGTTTCCCTATTTGGAGTCACCAGACTATAAAGATTTCTACATCTGTGTTAATGGATCGTCAAAATCCCAGCTTATCAGACctagctatttcatttttcagcttCAAAATATAGGTGAGGTAAAGAAACAACTTCAAAATGTTTCTAGTTTAAGCTATTTACAACCATATGAAAGAGTAGAGATAGATACAGAGATGAGATATAGAGATACCTACTGAAGTGCAAAGCCAGGAAAATGAGGGCCAATAGAGCATATGAGGAAGctcttattaaatataaaagtatggAAGATGAGGGATTGAATGAAGGGTAAagtgttattttcatttagaaCTTACAACCTATTTCCCAGCTTCAAAGAATTGGTCTGCTATACAGTATTATTGTCTAGCGTTAGTGATAGAGTAATTATGGAATCACTTACTTCCAGGCCTCAACAGGCAAATGGTTGGATATTTTCTGAGTCTGGGTTCTCTGTTTTAACAATTACAACACTAACAGATTCTAGCGTCAGTCATACCTGGGTCGATTGAATCTTGGATTTACTATTTTCTAGCTgcataactttgggcaagttacttttaacatctgtttcaatttcctcatcagtaaaatgaagataataaaggACCACCTTATAGAGTTATTGTGAGATGTGAATGAATTTGTGGTGTAACATCCCTGgttcagtgcctgacacatcatAAGCTCTAAATAAGAgttaactattaataaaaatagtagtaGGTATGATTGTGGTAGTTGTCTCTAATGCTACTGTAGGGGATGAAAACATTTCCTCTACCCTTCtgggttcttttggctggtctaataattaaattgacgtaaggcagattaacagaagaaaatttaattatgtCTGTATGGGAGCCCCCATAGACATGAGAGGACTAAAGACAATCAAGCAattgaggcttatatgccatcctgagctaaggacCAAGGGAGTAGGagtctgggacttcaaagggaagGAAGATGAGAAGAGCAAATGCTTGGTAAACAAACAATTGCCATGCCATGCAGAGGCAATGGGACatgaagaaatttaaacaaaCCCTGCCAACTCCTTCCAGCCTACCACACCTGGCCCATACTCTTTGTAGTTTTCTCTGGTGATAGCTTTCTTCCTGGACCAGACCTtccatttaaattcttttagtcagttgggggggggggggtaaaaagaaaaggaaaaaagaaagaaagaaaactcttccTGAGTCTTGGTTgtcttcagcttaaaataaaccacatgccaaagtggcacattttggggtgatCTATTCTGCTTCTCTtcactgaaaaatgaagaaataactgTAATGATTTGGACCTTCTAACTTTTCTTTTGAGcttaaatatttgtcaatatgTGACTTACAAAAATTAGTTTCCAAAATAACCAAGTTTCTTAATAAACTGAACTTGATTGATAAGCAAATTTTAATTCACATTACAGAGGAGCCACCTGATGTATCCTGGAGGCTTGTGTTACTAGGTTTCCCTAGCTTTTGATAAGGGCTACTACTCAACTTCAGTAACCTTCATGTTGAatgatttccttttgcttttcagttAAACCTTCGCCACCAGACTATCTTAGTATTTCTGTGAAGTCAGAGGAAATTAACCTGAAATGGAGCATGCCTATAGGACCCATTCCAGTGAAGTGTTTCATTTATGAAATTGCGTTCACAGAAGATGATAGTACCTGGGTGGTATGAacattacatttatttggcaAAATCATAAAcatagctttttaaataaaatagcaaacatgaaaatcaatcaattgCTATCCACATGAGAAATAGAACGTGACATGTTTATCTCAGTTTAATTTCCAGAAAATCAAATAATCTAGTGGACAAAAGAAAGATTTTTGCCATTGGAAAGCATAATTATACCAATTTTAAAGCTACGTAGGACCTTGGAGATAATCTAGGAACTTGTTTCTAATATTGTGTCAATAAATTAAAGTTGCCACGGGCATGCATAACATGGATTACGAAGAGGCCTCAGGTGAAAAGAGAacacaataaaaaacataaacaaacatacaactttttgaggaacaacCATCAGGTCAAAGTAAGAATGTGGCAGGGTTACCCAAAAATGGCTTGTATCAGGAAAAGGGGCTAATTGGGAAAGTAAGCGATGGTTGCAAGACTAATTATTCCCCAGTACCAACAATGTGTGGTGCCTTTAGCCccacatttttatatgttaattttattcattgGTTTCCAACTCAGAGAGAGTGATGGAGATAAGTAGGTAAGGCATTAGCTCTAATCAATTCATTTCATAAacagatgagaaagttgaatTGATTGACAATTCAACTTTGAATTGTCAAAGTTGAATTGATTGACAAGTCCCAGGGAAGTAAATTGACTTACAGTCAAATTACACAGCTAGAACTAGAATCCAGATCTTATTCCAATCCACTTTAATCTATATTACACTATGCTGATTTCCAAGAAAAgttacagcaaaagaaaaactgttgTTTTGGATGAGAAACACTTTTCAGCTCCTTGAAATGTAGAATTGAAGTAATcgcttcagtgatttttttttcctttgagatcaTTCAGCCttgttgtattttcatatttgaaaggGTAGTTTCATGCCAACCCCTGAGCACTGCTACACAGATCTTAGGGCAATTAATCAAAATAAGaataagggaaaaacaaagatttatgTATATGAGTATGATTTCTAGTTTCTCTAGAAGCAACATTCACATGATGGCTCTTTCTGCTAACTCAGTGTATGTAACACTTTACAGTGCATGGAATCTGGGAAATTTGACACTAATCCAAATACTGGCTGTCATAAGCACTAAATCTACCTAGGAATTTTGTCCTGTCACACATGCACTTTATTACAAATGATCCATtattatatagaaaaatttaaaaatatagataagggaagaaaaaatgaaaagagaaaagtaactCACCATACAGAGAGATAATCATTATTAGGGTTTTGGTATATATCTTTTTAGTCATTTGATGCatacattttatgtaacaaaaCCCACTTTGAAAGAGACTAATGAAATGGGATTGGTCTAGCTGCAATTAGATCAAATAATACCATCTTATTTTTTCCTTGGCTTTCAGACTAccacttttgaaaatgaaatgtacaTCACAAGAACATCAAATAAAAGCCAACAATTGTGCTTTTTAGTGAGAAacaaagtgaatatttattgctCAGATGATGGAATTTGGAGTGAATGGAGTGATAAACAATGCTGGAAAGGTATGAGGTAAAAGAACAGTAACTAAATAACTGGAACTATTTGttagcaaaattaattttcttccagtGTATTTTGTATAATAATTATGGAAATCACAGTGCTCTTTCATATAGTCTAAAATCAGAGAAGATAAATTAGTAAGCACCTCAGTCGAACACAGATTTATGGAGAAACTAACATTCAGTTTTATCTAGGCATAGTTAAACTAGATTAACTAAAAGTCGTGTTATAGTTCTATTATcaatattcttgtttttctttcagtgaagAGCACATGCtagttcttttttgggggagcccattttaacaatattttcctatgcttttaatttttaagtgagaagaaatcttttttttaattaaagtttattggggtgacaatagttagtaaagttacatagatttcaggtgtacaattctgtattacatcatctataaatcccattgtgtgttcaccacccagtcaattctccttccatcaccatctaccttcatctaccacccctctccccccttaccctctggtaacccttaaactattgtctgtgtctatgagtttttgtttctcatttttttgtcttgttcttttgttgtttttggttcatacaccacatatcagtgaaatcatatggttctctgctttttctgtctgacttatttcacttagcattataatctcaagatccatccatttgtcacaaatggtcctatttcatcttttctaaccgctgaatagtattccattctgtatatataccacaacttctttacccattcatctatcgaaggacattttgat contains:
- the IL13RA2 gene encoding interleukin-13 receptor subunit alpha-2: MYRKSGNFKILNLREMAFIHLDIRCLYAILICTAFGSTLSSNAEIKVNPPQDFEILDPGYLGYLYLQWQPSLSLENFKECTVEYELKYRNIDSENWKTIITKNLCYKDGFDLNKGVEAKIHTLLQGQCTNGSTVQSSWSEATYSISPQGNLETKIRDMDCTYYNWQYLFCSWKLGIGVHFDTDYNLFYWYEDLDHALQCVDYIKGNGKNIGCRFPYLESPDYKDFYICVNGSSKSQLIRPSYFIFQLQNIVKPSPPDYLSISVKSEEINLKWSMPIGPIPVKCFIYEIAFTEDDSTWVTTTFENEMYITRTSNKSQQLCFLVRNKVNIYCSDDGIWSEWSDKQCWKGDIRKETLLFFLIPFAFVSLFVLLITCLLLYNQKALLKMVFHTKKEVFSHQETLF